In a genomic window of Blastopirellula marina:
- a CDS encoding c-type cytochrome domain-containing protein — translation MKTLRLALFTLFCLPAVAIQLSAAEAPTYEHDVAPILRKYCVGCHGAESPEAEQSLHSFDALNARTSEVPLIDKQHPEKSRLLTVMTGQSEALMPPEDEPAPSEKEIAIIQAWLKSGMKRGEKVKAAWELDVQQIASHSEVRPISALGVSPDGEELALGSYGQVEIVPLSSDGSFDRSKPLQLLEDLPGKVTAIHYSSNGKQIAIATGVAGLVGEAIIVARETGESLQSFQGHADILYDAEISPDGKFLATCGYDRLITLWSIESGEKLRELKGHNGAVYDVGFSPDSRFLVSASADDTCKVWRVADGTRLDTLPQPLKEVYCCSFSPDGKTIVCGGADNNLRVWQFVAQDGPQINPMIYARFAHEGPVQRIVFNEDGSKLFSVGNDLTVKLWDTSSYTELKLWADRPEISMAAGYVSQTQSLYLGRLDGQVDRLTWSPDDLPKGNASMAPKTKPQPIPQAEMGTIAEQESNDTIDSAQAVNFPAKITGKIAGDAPGPDIDYYRFSAKAGQNWVLEINAARSKSALDSHLSIYHLDGSPVERVKLQATRESYFTFRGKDDSTSDDFRVFIWEEMKLNEYLYSNGEVARLWLHPRGPDSGFRVYPGQGKRWGYFDTTPLAHALGEPCYVVEPLAPGQEVLPNGLPVFTLYYENDDESRRTMGDDSRLFFTAPEDGEYLVKVRDVRDFEGDNFSYELTARPRQEDFRVNLASKDLNVPAGGAQEILFRCDRLDNFDGEIQIDISGLPEGFTATTPITIEPGQIEATGVIQATEAVETLAEDVVKQIKIQATAMPEGQKTTHDVAGFKKVNVRKTPKLAIHIEAAEGGAKPRQAAADGPLEFEVHPGETIMLKVIAERKDLKGNITFGKEGSGRNLPFAVNIANLGLNGLMMLDGQNEREFFITADEVAEPTSRLFHLNTGVDGGHATPPVLLHVIPK, via the coding sequence ATGAAAACTCTCCGCCTTGCCCTTTTCACGCTGTTTTGCTTACCTGCGGTTGCCATCCAACTATCCGCCGCGGAAGCACCTACGTACGAGCACGACGTCGCCCCGATCTTGCGAAAGTACTGCGTTGGTTGTCACGGCGCTGAGTCGCCTGAAGCGGAACAGTCGCTGCACAGCTTCGATGCCCTGAATGCGCGGACGAGCGAAGTACCACTGATCGACAAGCAGCATCCCGAAAAGAGTCGGCTGCTGACCGTGATGACGGGGCAATCCGAAGCCCTGATGCCACCAGAAGACGAACCGGCCCCCAGCGAAAAGGAAATCGCTATCATCCAGGCTTGGTTGAAGTCTGGTATGAAACGCGGCGAAAAGGTGAAAGCTGCCTGGGAGCTCGACGTTCAACAGATCGCTTCCCATTCTGAGGTTCGACCAATTTCCGCACTGGGGGTTTCACCCGACGGTGAAGAATTAGCCCTGGGTAGCTACGGCCAAGTCGAAATTGTCCCACTTAGCTCAGATGGCTCCTTTGATCGTTCCAAGCCACTTCAGCTGTTGGAAGATTTGCCTGGCAAGGTAACTGCGATTCATTACTCAAGCAATGGGAAGCAAATCGCGATCGCGACAGGTGTCGCTGGCTTAGTAGGGGAGGCGATTATCGTCGCAAGAGAAACGGGAGAATCGCTTCAATCCTTTCAAGGGCATGCCGACATTCTCTACGATGCTGAAATCTCACCTGACGGCAAATTCTTGGCCACTTGTGGGTACGACCGTCTGATCACGCTCTGGAGTATTGAAAGCGGTGAAAAGCTGCGGGAACTTAAAGGGCACAACGGCGCGGTATACGATGTAGGTTTTAGCCCCGACAGTCGCTTCCTTGTTTCGGCAAGCGCTGACGATACCTGCAAGGTTTGGCGTGTCGCGGATGGGACGCGTCTGGATACCTTGCCACAACCATTGAAAGAAGTCTATTGCTGTTCGTTCTCCCCCGACGGGAAAACAATTGTCTGTGGTGGAGCAGATAATAATTTGCGTGTTTGGCAATTCGTGGCTCAGGATGGACCCCAGATCAATCCGATGATTTATGCCCGTTTCGCCCACGAAGGCCCCGTTCAGCGGATTGTCTTCAACGAAGACGGCAGCAAGCTCTTCTCAGTAGGCAACGATCTCACTGTAAAGCTGTGGGATACAAGCAGCTATACCGAATTGAAACTGTGGGCAGATCGCCCAGAGATTTCCATGGCAGCGGGCTATGTTTCCCAGACTCAATCGCTTTACCTTGGACGACTCGATGGTCAGGTCGATCGACTAACCTGGTCGCCAGACGATTTGCCGAAAGGCAATGCTTCGATGGCTCCGAAAACCAAGCCTCAACCAATTCCTCAAGCCGAGATGGGGACAATCGCCGAACAGGAATCGAACGATACCATCGACTCCGCTCAGGCAGTCAACTTCCCTGCGAAGATCACAGGGAAGATTGCCGGCGACGCCCCTGGCCCTGATATCGATTACTACCGCTTCTCAGCAAAAGCCGGACAGAATTGGGTGCTGGAGATCAACGCCGCTCGATCCAAGAGCGCTCTCGATTCGCACCTTTCTATTTATCATCTCGACGGAAGCCCCGTCGAGCGGGTTAAGCTGCAAGCGACGCGTGAATCGTACTTTACATTCCGCGGTAAAGATGACTCCACCTCAGACGACTTCCGTGTCTTCATCTGGGAAGAGATGAAGCTGAACGAGTATCTGTATTCCAATGGCGAGGTCGCCCGGTTGTGGCTGCATCCACGCGGTCCAGACAGCGGATTCCGTGTTTATCCTGGCCAAGGGAAACGTTGGGGCTACTTCGATACGACTCCCTTAGCGCATGCCCTGGGTGAACCCTGCTATGTGGTCGAACCGCTCGCTCCTGGGCAGGAAGTACTTCCCAATGGCTTACCGGTTTTTACTCTCTACTACGAAAACGACGACGAATCGCGTCGTACCATGGGAGATGATTCTCGACTGTTTTTCACCGCCCCAGAGGATGGTGAATACTTAGTCAAGGTCCGCGACGTCCGTGACTTCGAGGGCGACAACTTCAGCTACGAACTGACTGCTCGCCCACGCCAGGAAGATTTCCGCGTGAATCTTGCATCGAAGGATCTCAACGTCCCGGCCGGTGGGGCGCAAGAGATCTTATTTCGCTGCGACCGGCTCGATAATTTCGACGGCGAAATCCAGATTGACATATCAGGCCTGCCCGAAGGTTTCACGGCAACCACGCCCATCACGATCGAGCCTGGTCAAATTGAAGCGACCGGCGTCATTCAAGCCACCGAAGCAGTCGAAACGCTTGCGGAAGATGTCGTTAAGCAAATCAAGATCCAAGCGACCGCGATGCCAGAAGGACAAAAAACGACCCATGACGTGGCGGGCTTCAAGAAGGTGAACGTTCGCAAGACCCCCAAATTGGCGATCCATATCGAGGCGGCCGAGGGTGGAGCCAAGCCACGCCAGGCGGCCGCAGATGGTCCCCTTGAATTCGAGGTTCATCCAGGCGAAACAATCATGTTGAAGGTGATTGCGGAACGGAAGGACCTCAAGGGAAACATCACATTTGGAAAGGAAGGCTCCGGCCGAAATCTTCCTTTCGCGGTCAATATCGCCAATCTTGGCTTAAATGGCTTGATGATGTTAGACGGCCAGAATGAACGCGAGTTCTTCATCACCGCAGACGAAGTGGCTGAACCGACATCGCGACTTTTCCATCTGAATACTGGCGTGGATGGTGGTCATGCGACACCACCGGTGCTCCTACACGTGATACCCAAATAG
- the modA gene encoding molybdate ABC transporter substrate-binding protein: MFPSSRYYLPPHILILLIGLGQVIGCTEQAPTDSPAQVVILAAASTKDALQEMANAAVAASDVPLTIEISTGPSHALAQQILSGAPADIYVSANRQWAEQIADAGLSAKSIEWLGNALVLVVPKESQLRIERLDDLNLPAVQRIGIAGANVPAGIYAEEALKYHHLWENLTGSDKLIRGHDVRSTLAYVQRGEVDAAIVYSTDAMLTDEVRVIERFDPASHEAIVYPLVRIRSRNTNPAADHLFEFLKSDEARKIAENYGFVSLSNIDGVSK, translated from the coding sequence ATGTTTCCTAGCTCGCGATATTATCTCCCGCCGCACATCCTGATTCTGCTGATCGGCTTGGGTCAGGTAATCGGATGTACCGAGCAAGCTCCTACTGACTCGCCGGCACAAGTCGTCATCTTGGCAGCCGCAAGCACAAAGGATGCTTTGCAGGAAATGGCCAATGCCGCAGTCGCTGCATCAGACGTTCCTTTAACGATTGAAATCAGTACCGGCCCATCCCATGCCTTGGCGCAACAGATTCTCTCTGGCGCGCCGGCCGACATTTATGTTTCCGCCAATCGTCAATGGGCTGAACAAATCGCCGATGCGGGCCTTTCTGCAAAATCAATCGAATGGCTTGGTAATGCTTTAGTACTGGTCGTTCCTAAGGAATCACAACTTCGCATCGAACGCCTGGACGACTTAAACCTACCGGCCGTGCAGCGAATCGGGATTGCTGGTGCGAACGTGCCCGCTGGTATCTACGCCGAAGAGGCCCTCAAGTATCACCATTTGTGGGAAAACCTAACGGGTAGCGATAAGCTGATCCGTGGTCATGATGTACGCAGTACATTGGCCTACGTTCAGCGAGGAGAGGTAGATGCGGCGATCGTTTACTCTACTGATGCCATGTTAACCGATGAAGTTCGCGTGATCGAACGGTTCGATCCAGCTTCGCACGAAGCAATCGTCTATCCGCTGGTGCGAATCAGGTCGCGCAACACCAATCCGGCTGCTGACCATTTATTTGAATTCCTGAAATCGGACGAAGCACGGAAGATCGCGGAGAACTATGGGTTTGTCTCGCTCAGCAACATCGACGGAGTAAGCAAGTAA
- the modB gene encoding molybdate ABC transporter permease subunit, translating into MDADQISAILLSLRVSTMGVLLGLPPGLACGWLLARKNFWGKTILETIVYLPLVLPPVVTGYLLLVAFGRNGTLGIMLETLSGVSIVFDWKGAAVAAAVVSFPLMVRSIRLGIANVDPTLEMAAQTLGATPWDAFWNVTVPLARSGIIAGCVLAFARGFGEFGATIMISGNIPGKTQTMPLYVYDKMETPGGVEDATIVIVVAILIAGASLMMSELLEKRSQNGASRDESS; encoded by the coding sequence GTGGATGCCGATCAGATCTCTGCGATCCTGCTCAGCTTGCGGGTTTCTACGATGGGCGTCCTGTTGGGTCTTCCTCCTGGTCTGGCATGCGGCTGGCTGCTGGCGCGGAAAAACTTTTGGGGAAAGACCATCCTCGAGACAATCGTTTATCTTCCCCTCGTTTTGCCGCCGGTCGTCACGGGTTATCTTTTGCTGGTCGCGTTTGGCAGGAACGGAACGTTAGGGATCATGCTCGAAACACTATCCGGCGTTTCAATTGTGTTCGACTGGAAAGGTGCCGCCGTCGCTGCCGCGGTCGTCTCCTTTCCGTTGATGGTACGATCCATTCGCCTTGGAATCGCGAATGTTGACCCAACCCTTGAAATGGCCGCGCAGACACTCGGGGCGACACCGTGGGATGCGTTTTGGAACGTGACCGTTCCCCTGGCTCGTTCTGGGATTATCGCTGGTTGCGTACTGGCATTCGCCCGCGGTTTCGGGGAGTTCGGGGCAACGATCATGATCTCCGGCAACATCCCCGGAAAAACTCAGACGATGCCACTCTACGTTTACGACAAGATGGAAACGCCTGGCGGTGTTGAAGATGCCACAATTGTGATCGTCGTAGCCATTCTCATCGCAGGAGCTTCACTGATGATGAGCGAGTTGCTGGAGAAGCGTTCGCAGAATGGCGCATCGCGAGACGAAAGTTCCTAG
- a CDS encoding glycoside hydrolase family 2 protein → MKYLDGLRPKVAWALLLAMIAYPAMTTAAEVDPDTFDGPWKYTFKQPAEGWQKTDFDDTAWSEGFGGFGTRGTPNSRIGTEWNTPDIWLRRTIELESIPAKPALLIHHDEDTEVFLNGTQIATFTKWSDKYDVVPLTKEGREALKEGSNFLAVHTHQNDGGQYVDVHIIDADDVPTLPPARIPLRPYQSDLITKWGEEVTEDIVWQEYPRPQMTRDNWDNLNGLWNYAITSQNQDDIPEKWDGQILVPFAIESKLSGVGRNLRPTEALWYHRSVDLKPIAGTRTLLNFEAVDYACRVFVNGVEVGSHIGGNVPFSIDVTKAAKTGLNDVVVRVEDKTSGSQLRGKQTLDPHGIWYTQVSGIWQTVWVEQVPETYISDLKILTDAETGRIQISPVVSGNGAAKFALKATAFEEGQPIADTTAAGEDLVLEIEDAKLWSPSNPHLYDVSVAILDDDGNILDVVGTYAGIRSVGTVKDEAGHLRFTLNGNVIFHWGPLDQGWWPDGLLTPPSDEAMKFDIEYLQAAGFNMIRKHIKVEPRRYYYYCDLMGMMVWQDQVSGGKGPAWTRMRPNPSDAEWSDEDHAQFLREFDEMVDTLENHPSIVVWVPFNEAWGQHRTVETGKWILERDPTRLINIASGGNYWNVGHVADQHSYPHPSFPLQQKRLDSKVKVVGEFGGHGWPVENHLWKKTQANWGYGGLPRTEKEYIGRYQESIDILNDLIGKGIAGAVYTQTTDVESEINGLMTYDRRVIKIPAKTLKEIHAPLVK, encoded by the coding sequence ATGAAATACTTGGATGGACTTCGCCCTAAAGTTGCTTGGGCATTGCTTCTGGCTATGATCGCGTATCCCGCGATGACGACGGCTGCCGAGGTTGATCCCGACACCTTCGACGGACCATGGAAATACACTTTCAAGCAACCGGCCGAAGGTTGGCAGAAAACCGACTTCGATGATACGGCTTGGTCGGAAGGTTTCGGTGGTTTTGGTACACGGGGCACCCCCAACTCGCGGATCGGCACAGAATGGAACACGCCTGATATTTGGCTTCGCCGAACCATCGAACTGGAATCAATTCCTGCAAAGCCAGCTTTGCTGATTCATCACGACGAAGACACTGAGGTCTTTTTGAACGGCACTCAAATCGCGACGTTCACGAAGTGGTCGGACAAATACGATGTCGTGCCGCTGACGAAGGAAGGTCGAGAAGCCTTGAAAGAGGGAAGCAATTTTCTCGCTGTACATACACATCAGAACGATGGTGGGCAGTATGTCGATGTTCATATCATCGACGCCGACGACGTACCAACTTTGCCGCCAGCTCGTATCCCGCTTCGTCCTTATCAGTCAGACTTGATCACCAAGTGGGGCGAAGAGGTCACGGAAGACATTGTCTGGCAGGAATACCCACGTCCGCAAATGACCCGTGACAACTGGGACAATCTTAACGGGCTGTGGAATTACGCAATCACCTCGCAAAACCAAGACGACATTCCGGAGAAGTGGGACGGCCAGATTTTGGTTCCATTCGCGATCGAATCGAAACTATCAGGTGTTGGTCGCAACCTTCGCCCAACGGAAGCCCTGTGGTATCACCGCAGCGTCGATCTGAAGCCAATCGCGGGAACGCGTACGCTTCTTAATTTTGAAGCGGTAGATTACGCCTGCCGCGTTTTCGTGAATGGCGTGGAAGTTGGTAGCCATATCGGCGGCAACGTGCCGTTTTCCATCGATGTCACCAAGGCGGCCAAGACCGGGCTAAACGATGTGGTCGTGCGCGTTGAAGACAAGACGAGCGGTTCCCAACTGCGTGGGAAGCAAACGCTTGATCCTCACGGAATTTGGTACACGCAAGTCTCCGGTATTTGGCAAACCGTATGGGTCGAACAAGTGCCGGAAACGTACATTTCTGACCTAAAGATTCTGACCGATGCTGAAACAGGTCGGATTCAAATCTCGCCAGTCGTCTCGGGAAATGGCGCCGCCAAATTCGCGCTCAAGGCGACGGCCTTCGAGGAAGGTCAACCGATTGCAGATACGACGGCAGCCGGTGAAGACCTTGTGCTTGAGATCGAAGACGCCAAGCTATGGTCGCCAAGCAATCCGCATCTGTACGACGTCAGCGTGGCGATCCTCGATGACGATGGAAACATCTTGGATGTGGTGGGAACCTACGCTGGCATTCGCTCGGTTGGAACCGTGAAGGATGAAGCGGGACATTTGCGATTCACGCTCAATGGTAATGTGATCTTCCACTGGGGCCCGCTCGATCAAGGCTGGTGGCCAGATGGATTGCTGACGCCTCCGTCGGACGAAGCAATGAAGTTCGATATCGAATACCTTCAAGCTGCCGGCTTCAATATGATCCGCAAGCATATTAAGGTCGAACCGCGACGTTATTACTACTACTGCGATCTGATGGGTATGATGGTCTGGCAAGACCAGGTCAGCGGTGGCAAAGGCCCAGCTTGGACCCGAATGCGTCCGAACCCATCGGACGCCGAATGGTCGGACGAAGACCACGCCCAGTTCCTGCGTGAGTTCGACGAAATGGTCGACACCTTGGAAAACCATCCAAGTATCGTCGTCTGGGTTCCCTTCAACGAAGCGTGGGGTCAACACCGCACGGTTGAAACGGGTAAGTGGATCCTCGAACGCGATCCAACTCGCTTGATCAACATCGCTAGCGGTGGTAACTACTGGAATGTTGGTCATGTCGCTGATCAGCACAGCTACCCACATCCTTCGTTCCCACTGCAGCAAAAGCGGTTGGATAGCAAGGTGAAGGTCGTTGGCGAGTTCGGTGGCCACGGCTGGCCCGTGGAGAATCACCTCTGGAAGAAGACCCAGGCCAACTGGGGTTATGGCGGACTGCCTCGCACCGAGAAGGAATACATCGGACGTTATCAAGAGTCAATTGATATTTTGAACGACCTGATCGGCAAGGGCATCGCAGGCGCCGTCTATACCCAGACGACCGACGTCGAAAGCGAAATCAATGGTCTGATGACTTACGATCGTAGAGTGATCAAGATTCCGGCGAAGACTCTGAAAGAAATCCACGCTCCGTTGGTGAAGTAG